TGTTTCCCTTTGACACAAACTCTTCAACACCGGTTACATTGACCTCGCTCTGAGATGTTTTATCGTCAAGGACATTTAGAAAACGCTAAAGCGACGAGCTAGTTTTCAAAACATAGTTTGTGACATGACataatttttcagattttcagcACCAGAGGCTTACAAAACGAAAACAAATGTGTTTCTGTTACAAAGAATAACAATCAAAGACAAAACATTCTGTACATAGCTTATGTACATACGTAACTGTTTTCAATATTTAACCAGTTAAATAAGAATATTAATAGTAATCCTCAAAGGGCATGAATCCgtgttgattgtgttggtgCGTGATGCCGTACACCTGGGGCCGCTGTAGAGGGCCGTATATGGAATATACAGGTTTCCGGTATGTAGAGGTCATGTAGTTTGAGAACGGGTAGAGGTTATCTTCCCGAGCGCTCAGACGGTTCATGCCCCGGGCTCGCATGGTTTCGGTGACTGGTCGGCCTGATCTCAGGTATTTCCTGTCGTCGACTGGCCAATCCTTGCCCTCACGTGACCACTTTGGTATAGCGGAAGTGCCCATTCTGTACTCCCAAGGACGTTGACATGGCTCGTGTCGGTCAACGACCTTCGGTAGCTCCTCCTGGCGGCGCATTGGTTCACCGTTGTCGTACCATTTGTCTGTCCAGTGCTGGAACAGAGTTCTTTATATTTTTGTCACGATAAACCTTTATTGATACAAATCCCGAAATATCAGACACGATACACATATTTTGACACTTGATTCTGATGATGTTGACATATGTACTACTCTCGTAAATGATTTCAACGAGTTCATGCTGATACCGTGAACAGACAATTTCGAATCGGATGGTATTTAGTGAGATCTTGGACCCATATCTAGTCCTCCATGATAGATATTTCGGGGGAAAAGGTCCCTTGTCGGACTTTTAACAGTGTAAACCTGCATGTCATTACATTTTTAGCTTTTTATGTGGATTTGGTTTTTAATCTTGTTGCTGAATCGTCTTAGGCGGCGCAATCCACCGTGAAGAGTTTTGTCCCTCTGGCACGCCAGGAAACAATGACAGAGGCTACAGTCCCGCTCCATCCTGACTATACCCCTACACCTGGCGGTGTATTATAAGGGCTAGTTGATTTCTGAGACCTGTGTTACTAAGGgcttttttcaaatatgtgctGACGTGATACAACTGGGATCCTGTTCAGATCGGTGTTAAcacaaattcactcattcactcaaacacAGGACACAACGTCAGTTACCATCGTTTGCTACTCCAAACCATGATTATAACATCGATGCAAGAATGTATAATTATGGTTTATTTGGAAAGTTGTACACTCCTTTATATTGTCTTGGAACAGTAAtaaatcacattttcacattcacCAGTCACTCCAAACGTTTGCTTTTCATCAATTACAATCAGATTCTATCCTCTCTTTTTTCTACCAGTCTACAGCATTTTCTGGGACACGATAATCTGAATACCCTATATGTATATTACAAATGTCGACAGAAATGAAACACTCTTAATTCCATATAAAGATGACCAGATCTGATGGCCACGATGAGTACATACCTGATAGGACTCACGGCCAACTTTAGAAGTGTATTTTTCTGGAACACTTCGCCTGgtaaataataaaacaaataaatatgccataaaatgtttaacgccacacacagcaacagtctgtaaataagtcaGTACCAGATAATCATGTGAtcgacatcacgagcatcgCCCAGTTCAAGTGGGATACGAGGACATGTACCAACCAAGTGAAGGTCCCGAAGATCATGTTAATTGCCCCTTCTGACCAGCATAGGCTGCTATTTCCAACCAGTGCCTTTATATTCagagtaagtgggtgagtgaattgtGTTTCGCgcagattttagcaatattccagcaatatcaaggaggGACACACTTGGTACCCACGTGGAGAACAGAACCGGAGTTTTCTGCGTTACGAgagaacgcttcaaccacaaggctacatcGCCGCCCTTTTATGAGACACAACAGgaaaacagacaaacagaaTTTATGGGTTTATGTACGTATTAACACCTTAATTAATCTCTGTTTGACTAAATAATTGGGTTGATTAATAGTTTTTTCTAAGCTGCATCGTCAGTATTTGTCACTCAGGCTGAAGACATTTCACTGTTTTAAGGtgatttcataaatatttttgtaGGACTGTATTTTGTTGAATGCTTTTGTGATAGGAAAACATACCATTACAAGGGTGACGTCAGGGTGAAAATAGAAACATACCTGAACATTTCTTGTGACGAAGGATATTTCGGGACAGTCGGAGGAATGTTAACCCAGTAGGGGTATCGACTCTGTGGTCTGTTGAAAAACAACGTATCCGCCATGTTTGTCCGTTTTACCGCTGTCCTCCACCAACTTTCCGCGCAGACTATCTCTCAACTGCAACACGAAAATGTATTGTTGAAGGTCGCACATAACATACACTAAACACGCCCCGGTataaatttcatttaatttattttcaCATGAATTCCTACCGATTCAAAATTTATTTCTCAACACGACACATGCTGTCAATAAGCACAAAAATAATGGCATTGACGGGTCgagtttgtttacattgtgcaTGCTGGAAGGGGCTAGCAACGTGCTGTCATGGCGACGTCGATACATAAACACTGCCGCTTACAGCCCTGCAAGGCGTCGAGGCGGGTTGAATGCTTATCATGTACTGTATGCCTATCGCTCTATATTAATGGTTGATGTTTTAACTCATCCATTAATGGGGAATCATCATCCGATACTTTACATTTGATGAATTGTTGCATCAACCAACGCACCTGCCTCGTTTTGTTAACAAGCGACATATCCGAGGTCTAAGTATGGCCGCCTCACAACAGTTCCTGTCAACACCCGCCAAATTACCCAAATTATGGTATGTTTATTGCTGTTGTTTAATCATAATTTCATTTgagaaaaaacatatttatttgacaGCGTGTCCGGTACAATGAAACATGTAGATTTCATACTTTTGGTTGTCATGTCGATACCTCTATGAGAACCTATGAAATGCATTGGAATATTTTTAACACGTTATTTATGTAAATGCGTGATATCACAAGAAACAGTATTTAACGGTCGTGCGAATAAGACCCGATAGAGGTAACTGAATTACTAAAATACAATCATCTTACCATCAAAGTACTAGAAGCTCTATTTTGCGATAACATAGTCAAATGACATATAACACCTGCTTACAGCACACGTTTATACGGCTTTTCAAGACTTCGTTTAACACTGACAGATCTAGCATTAagtgttttctgtttttaatgTTGCTCTCCTGACAGGGTTCATATCTTTATAGGGGGATGTTCGTATTGTTTCAGGCAACCGAAGTTGCACGAATGGAACCCTTATCACTGCAGCTCTCCTGATGTTGCCCACGTGAGTTTTACAAATCCGCCATTTCCAAACAACATTaatgtgtaaatattgaaagtgAATACAGCAGGTATTCTTCTTTCCGGAAAAAACCCCCGTTAAACATACGAGAAAACCCATTTACTCTCGTAATCAAAATAGACACATAGTAACATACTATCAATACCTTGATTAAATTTTTGATTATTCAGCATAGCGGCAGAACTGTATTTGAGGGAAAACAGTCTTGAAATCTTTTTAAAAAGCGTTGTTTGATGTGATAAACATTACTTTCCCTCAACAAAACAGGCGGGGTGGCGGAAGTGGAGCGCGGAGCATCCTGACTGGTACGCTCGTCGTGCTACGTCACAGCACCCAGACTGGTACAACCGGCGGAGGGATACAGTGAGGAGAGGTGGAGCATTCATAGGACATTGGCATACTTTGGCATCTAGCCAGCTTGTTGTCTAATATGTTGTGTTATCGATACAAACAGTCGGCCTAAAAGggagtgtgatgtaatacaggGTAGTTCTGTTGGGCAAGATAGGTCATAAAATACTAATTTGTATTTGTACAACTAGGAATTTTAGTAATCCCCatattatatttaatatttgcattgttCCACTATGTACagtgatttttttaaaagta
The window above is part of the Haliotis asinina isolate JCU_RB_2024 chromosome 1, JCU_Hal_asi_v2, whole genome shotgun sequence genome. Proteins encoded here:
- the LOC137256148 gene encoding uncharacterized protein, producing MADTLFFNRPQSRYPYWVNIPPTVPKYPSSQEMFRRSVPEKYTSKVGRESYQHWTDKWYDNGEPMRRQEELPKVVDRHEPCQRPWEYRMGTSAIPKWSREGKDWPVDDRKYLRSGRPVTETMRARGMNRLSAREDNLYPFSNYMTSTYRKPVYSIYGPLQRPQVYGITHQHNQHGFMPFEDYY